The Cuculus canorus isolate bCucCan1 chromosome 5, bCucCan1.pri, whole genome shotgun sequence DNA segment GAGGGAGGTGCCATGCCCAGGGTGTcccatccccatgtccttgTCCCCAGCTCTGGATCCTGACCCTGAGGCTGGGGAGGTGCCATGCCTgaggtgtccccatccctgtgtccttGTCCTCAGCTCTCTGTCCTGACCCCAGGGGTCCAGGAGGTGCCACATCCATGGTGTCCCCACTCCCATctccttgtcctcatccccagcACTCGGTCCTGTCCCGCAAGTTCGTTGATGTGATGACCAAGTACAACGAGGCGCAGGTCGACTTCCGGGAGCGCAGCAAGGGCCGGATCCAGCGCCAGCTGGAGATCAGTGAGTGtctccctccccaccaccccccaacTCTTTGGCAGAGGTGGGGCTGTGACCTTCAACCCCCCTGGGTTTGATGGAGCCGGTTTGGGGTCCCCACTGAGCCCACGTGCCCGCAGCCGGCAAGAACACTACGGacgaggagctggaggagatgctggagaGTGGGAACCCCTCCATCTTCACCTCTGGGGTGAGCGACCACCATGCCaagggggacaggaggggacatttggggaccAGGACGTCCCTGCTGATGGCTTCCGCTTGCTCTTGCTCCGTTCCAGATCATGGACTCGCAGATCTCGAAGCAGGCGCTGAGCGAGATCGAGGGGCGGCACAAGGACATCGTGCGGCTGGAGAGCAGCATCAAGGAGCTCCATGACATGTTCGTTGACATCGCCATGCTGGTTGAGAACCAGGtacggggacacggggatgggcAGGGGCCTGTgcgtggggacagggacaggcagggacTTTGTGTGTGGCtggatggagacagggacaggcagggacatgtgtgtggggacagggacaggcagggatCCATGTATGAAGCCAGATAGGGACTGGCACATGGGGATAAGCACGCTGGGAATGGTACAGAGGAATTGTCACACAGGGACTGCCACACTGGGACTGTCACACCGGGACTGTCACACTGGTAATGGGCACACTGGGATGACCATGCTGGCACTGGCACACTGTCACTGTCACACAGGGAATGGCACACTGGGGCTGGTACATGGAGACGGATACACTGGGATGGTCACACAGGGActgggacacagggatgggatgCTGGGAATGGCACATAGGGACTGACACGCTGGGATCGGCATGCGGAGACTGGTATACAGGGACTAACATACTGGGGCTGTCATGCATGGACTGGCACACTGGGAATGGCATGCAGGGACTGGGCACACTGGGAATGGCATGCAGGGATGGGCACGCAGGGACTGAGTACACTGGGAATGGCAGGCAGGGACTGGGCACACTGGGAATGGCATGCAGGAACAGGGTACAGTGGGACTGGCATGCAGGGACAGGCACGCTGGGAACGGCATGCAGGGATGGacatgcagagctgctcccgGCTCCCTGGGCACACCGGGTGGCACACAGCCCCCTTGGCACCCGCACTAGCCCACCCAGGGCAGCACAGGGACACATTCCGGGTGACCCACACCTGGAACCCCACCAAGCTGGGGGGGTGCCCATGTCCCCGCGGTGCCCCCGGCACCCAGCCCCATGGGGACCTTGGTGTGGGGACATGTGGGGGGGTGGGGATGCACCCCACGCTCTCTTAGCTCCTCTCTGTCCCCTCCATGCAATGCGAGGAGCCCGTGTACGCCCCGGGGAAGGGTGAGTACCCGCGGCGGGGGGCTCTGCTGGGGCACTGTGCCCCCGGGTCCCCGCTGAGCGTGTCCCCTGGCGTATCCCTGCAGGGCGGGCTGCTGGACAACGTGGAGCAGTATGTGCTGCACACAGCCGAGCACGTGGAGCAGGCGGCCCAGCAGACGAAGAAAGCAATCCAGTACCAGGGCCAGGCGCGGAAGGTGGGTGGGGGGCAGCACCTCGGGGTGCTCTCAGTGTgccccccctttcttttcttgctgtctctgcctctgctccGCCGTCCCCCGCCCCGTGCCCCGTAGGGATCCATGATCGACCGCATAGAGAACAACATGGACCAGTCCGTCGGCTTCGTGGAGCGAGCCGTGGCTGACACCAAAAAGGCCGTGAAGTACCAAAGTGAGGCCAGGAGGGTGAGATGGACCAACGGCCCCAGTcaccccagtgtcccctctgtcccatAGGCATCCTATGTTCCCCAGTGTTCCCTCAATCCCAATGGTATCCATCCTGAGTCCTCTAGTATCCCCTCCATCCCAAAGGaacccccagtgtcccctccatcccaaaGGGATCCTGAGTCCTCCAGTGTCTTTTCCATCCCAAAGGATTCCTGTGTTCCCAgcatcccctccatcccacagGCATCTTGTGTTCCCAAGCGTCCCCTTCATCCCAAAGACACCCTGTGTCCCAGTGTCCCTTCAATTCCAAAGGCATTCGTAGTGTCCTCACTATCCCAAAGACACCTCCGGTGCCCTCTCATCCTAAAAGcaatcccagtgtcccctccctcccaaaggcacccccagagcccctctctgtcccccagCATCCTTTCACATCTCCTAGTTCCCCCAggatctccccacagcctccagcagctctgaaacTGCCCTGTGGCCCCCAGCCACCCTAACTggtccctgctcctctcccttgTGACCTCCATGGTGCTGGCAGCTGtccctctctgtccctctgcccccctcaGGTGTGATGAGCTGGTGAGGGCTCAGCCTCTCCTGGCCCTGGGtctgcagcttctctggctTTTCTGGGCTCCTCTGTGCCCACctctgctctccatccccacctcagTACCGGGCAGGGATAATCGGCCCCACGTCCCCTTTTGCCCCTCCAGAAGATGCTCATTTTGGCGGCCGTAGTGGTGCTCTTGCTGGGGATCCTTGCCCTCATCATCGGACTTTCTGTGGGGCTAAACAAGAAATAGCCCCAGAGGCGGGGGCTGTGCTCTGTAAGtgctggggggggcagagagtCCCGCCGTGGGGCTGGAGGGTCTGGGTGGGATTGGGGATGGTGGGAAGGCATGGCCCCACCATCATGTCCTGTGTCCTCGTGCCATGGTCTGGCTCGGAGGTGCTTTGGTTTCAGCTGCTTTGGGgctgagggtgctgagctctgggtGCTCGTCAGGAGGCACAGGGTCTGCAGTGTGTGGAGCTCCGTGGGGCTCGAGGGTCTGCAGTGCTTGGGGTCTGCAGTGCTCACGGGTCTGCAGTGCTTGGGGTCTGCGGTGCTCACAGATCTGCAGTGCTTGGGGTCTGCGGTGCTCACAGATCTGCAGTGCTCACAGGTCTGTGGTGCTCACGGATCTGGGATGCTCGGGGTCTGCAGTGCTTGGGGTCTGCAGTGCTCGAGGTCTACATTTCAGCTCTGCGCTTGGCTGTGCATCCCCAACATCCCTCTCTCCCATCCCCTTATCGTTTTCCCCCCTTCTGGGTGCTGacttctccccctttccctcctccagaCCTTCCAACCATCCCAGCGGCGATGTCTCCCAGAACGACCCCCCCTGGCACCGCAGCCAGGCCCCCTCCTCGCCTCGCTctctcagccctgctgccctcagccccacgaCCCTGGACcatgccctgcagcccctgctgtcctgcccatccctggggtcttgtccccgtgtcccctgcAGGAAGGGGACAGGACTCAACTATTTATTACCCCTTTTCTGATGAATCAACTTCTCCTGGACCCCATCTCTTGTTGAGGGCCTGCCACCATGGGGAAGTCCCAGCGAGGGGACACTGCGAGGGCTGGACCCTCACCCACGTGGGCATCCCAGGAGGATGAGGGATGGGAATACGGTCAGGATAGGGTGTTTGGTGGCACCAAGCAGGTGGCAGACGGAGCCCCCCGAGATGCTGTCCCCTCTTGGCCTTGATGTCTGCAGCTGGTGTGGCCCCAGATGCTGACTGCGCCCAGAGCCCGGGGTGGCAGGACGCAGTTGTCGCGGTTCTTTAATTCCCATTCCAATAAAGATCCTGCTGATGCCCACCCTGTGCCTCTCTGCTCCGTGCAAAGCACGATGCCGGGGTGCTGTGGGGACAAACAGGGTGCTGGCACCCCTAGACACCCCTATTTTAGGTCACAGCGGCTGTGGCATTGCGGCCAGGCTGGTGGCTTTTGCCAAGCTCCAGGGCTCAGGGAGCAGCCCGTCACAAAGAAACCACTCGGAGTGGAGATGTGAcagggagcacagggcaggggacacccccaaaccccagggTGCTGCCAGCCCGGGTCAGTGTCTCCCGCCACGGGTCTGGGTAAGTGACAGTGACAGGGACACGTCCCCTCAGTGTGCTGGCACTTGGCTGCCTGTCCCAAGGGGACATTGGGACACAGCCACTTCCTGGTGTCACCCACAACGAGCTCACAcctgccccactgctgcctCAGTCCCTGCCGTGTCACTTGTCACCCGTCCCCAGCCCATGTCCTTGTCCCTCCTCTCTACCCGTCCCTTGTCCCCACTCCCCAGCCTATCCTTGTCTCTTGTCCCAACCCCTGTGCCTTGTCCCCCACTCCCCAGTCCATGTCCTTATCCCTTGCCCCTCCTCCCCAACCTGTCCCCCGCCATCAGCCTCTGTCCCTTgtcccactgtcccctccccaAACCCCGTCCCCCACTTCCAGCTGGTCCCTTGTTCCTCCCCAGCTCATGTCCTTGTCCTCCATCCCCCATCCCCCATCCCCCATCCCATGTCTTTGtccccccctcctcagcccATGCCCTTTTCCTCCAGCCCCTGTACCTTAATCCCAGCTCCCGTCTCTTGTCCCCCAGCCCCTGTCCTTGGTCCCTCAGCCCGTTCCCCTTCCCCaacccctgtccctgtcccccagcCCCCTGTGGCCCTGCCTCacagcccctctctccccatgCAGAAGAAGATCATGATCATGCTGTGCTGCATCATCCTCGTCATCATCTTGGCTGCCAGCATTGGGAGCATCTTCGCCTGAGACGCCCACCCGCTGCCCTCCAGGTGAGCGGGCGCACAGCAGGACGGTGGCAGTTGGGGCCCCTGGTGTCACCCCATACCTGGGGGGGTGGGTTTGGGTCTTGCTAGGGTTCAGACGAGTGGGATTCCTCCTCCTTGGACTTGCCAGTGTCCATTAGGCGCCACAAGAGACCAGGCACCCCCAGGCAGCCACATCGGGGAAGGATGGGGACAGGCAGGCTGGTGAGAGCCATATCCCCTTTCTCAGTGGTGCCTCACCTTCCCCCCCGCTGCAGGTggcctttcttccttctgccccGATCCTGCCCACATCCACCTGCGGCTCCAGCCATCGGAGAGACCCCAACTGCCGGCCCTGGGCCCCACCTGCCAAGCCCTCATCCCTGGAGCCCCAAGGACATGCCTCTACCACAGCCCGTGTGTTTCTGGAGGAGTGGATCCCGCCTGTCCTGCTCCCTCTTTCCTGTCCACCACCAGGTGAACACCCTGACATCCCCCTCCTcgctcccctcctcctctgttTGGGCTGAGGGGCAGCGACCCCTGCAAAAACCAGGGTGGCACAGAGTGGCCGGAGGAGCCGTGTTTCCTCCCTGGGGCAGCGTAGAGGGCTCTGCCTCGCTCAGGGTGGAAGGAGAAGCCTCTCCCCTCACTCAAGAGCTCGTCTGCGGCGACTTGATGTTGCGTCTTGACAGCTCTTTGGATGTGCAACCACCTGCGCCAGAGCCCTCTTCCCGAATAAAGAGATCACCCAAACTCTGCTCCGGTGTTTTGGGAGGGGGTCCTGGCCCTCCCCGATGCATAATCACCTCTAGAATGCTCCCAGCCCTATGTTTGTGCCTCCAAAAAACATGGTGGTATGCAGGTCCTTGTGGGAAAGTTTAATTAAGAcatccccagccctggctgctggtTAGACCCTGTGTTTGAGGAAGAACTTGCCCCAGTATCGTCCCTTTAGCTTCAGGTCGTAGGGGCTGAGGTATTTGCGCATTCCCAGCATGTTGCCTGTGACGACACGCTCAAAAGTCCAGGGATTTTGGTTGTTGagcctcttttcctcctcttcctttcgCATCTGCTCGAGGCCATCGCGGCTGATGGCAGTGGCGGGGAAAGGCAgtttcttggccacctgagtGAGGAAAGCTTCCACCTCACCAAACTCACAGTGCCCGCCGATCTCCACCACCAGCCGCCCGCTCTTCACGGCCGTCACGTAGTGGTCGATGGGGCCTTTGCCTCCTCCCATCCGGTGGCCCAGGCTCTTCCGTGTCACCGGTTTGCTAGGGGGTGGCACACGCCAGATAGCAAACATAGTTTTGGGGTCCATGTTGCGGCCGATGGTCAGGCGGATCATCTCAAAGTGGCCCCAGTGGAGGTAGCCACCCCCTAAAGCCTACAGAGAGAAGGAGACACCTCAGGGACCAGGAACCGGTAGAGTGAGGAGGACAGAGGCTCCCCTGTCCCACCAGCTCTCTCCTAAGACCCTTCATGAGCGCTTCTGGCCAGGAGCAGCCTCGCGAGGATGTGTCAAAGCTGCTTATCAAACTGCATTCAGttgtggagtcctcagcacggggaagacatggagctgttggagtgagtgcaaaggaggccacagagatgatgcgagggctggagcagctcctgttcaaggccaggctgggagagttggggttgttcagccttgagaagagagggctggggggagaccttagagcagcttccaggactgaaaggggctccagtaaagctgtggaggggctcttgatcagggagtgcagggacaggacgaggggaacagtttggggctgaaagaggggagatggagatgagatcttggggaaaaatgttttcctgtgagggtggggtggccctggctcaggctgcccagagcagtgttggttgccccatccctggaggtgttcaaggccaggttggatggggcttggagcccctgatccagcaggaggtgtccctgcccatggcagggggtgggactagatgggctttgaggtcctttcccacccaaaccattctatggctCTGTAACTCCATTCCTATCCCCTTGCTTAGGAAACTGAGGCCCTTCCCAATGGTTGTAGCTCCATCAATCCAATTTTTTGGAGTCACTTTGGCACCAGCCCCCTCTGCTGCTAGTTTGACTGAAGTTCTCCCCACCCACGCCAGAACTTAGCACCTGACAGGTTCTCCAGCCTGGAGATGCCCACAACTGCACCTCCTGGTGCCCAAATGCAGCCCTGGCCCCTCCGGCTCTTCCCTTGCCACCTCCCGGCTCCGGCTGCTCACCAGGATCCCGTACTGGCCCTGGGTGAAGTCGGTGGCTTCCTGGGACGGGCCACGGATGTCACGCAGCTGCCGGGGCTCCCGCCTGACCTTGGGCACCGACGGCACCTTATCCACGAACTTCAGCTTTGTCCTCTCCGGGATGATGATCCCTGCAGGGAACACAGCTGTGAGCGTCACTGGCCCCACGCTGGGTCAGGGGGCGCCCCCACTGCCCCACAGAGGGGGTTTCTGCCCTCACGGGACACCTTACCACTGTAGTCCGGGGGTTGCGTGTACTGCTTGAGGCCTGCCCGGGGGATGACGAGACCACCAGGACCTGGGGGACACAACGGAGACTTGGAGGAGGGCCTGGCACACTGGGATATGGGCCCGAGAGCGGCTCCAGCAGCACCAAGAGGGACCCTTTGCTGGATCCCATCACCCCCTCCTGTCCACCACGGCTTGCCTGCCAGCCCCAGACCCCAGCACCATGCAGGAAGGTGCCTGGACATCCTGTTACCAGAACCTCTCTGACCCTTGTCCCCCCACTCCAGTCCttgtcctcctgtccccctTCCCCAACCcgtcccccctccccagcccgtACTCCCTCTCCAGTCCCTTGTCGCCCCTCCCCAAACTCAGTCCCCGCCACTCCTTCCCAGCCCATGTCCCCGCCTGCCGGTCCCCTTGTCCGCCTTCCCCAGCCCCTTGTCCCCACCCCCCTTTCTCTGTCCCTCGTACCCCTGCCACTGTTCCCCCCGCCCCATCTCCTATCCCttgtccccctctccccctcctctgtctcctgtccttgtccccctctccccattccctgtctccctctccccatcccctgaCCCTTGGGTGTCCCCCCCTGCCCACACTCTGTCTCTGTCCCCACCCCCGTCCCCTCTCCCGGACCCCGCTCGATGCGGATCCCCGGCTCCTCCCTCACCCGCCCGGGCCGCGAGCTGCGCCGGGAGCCACCATCGCCGCATCACCCCCAGAGCAACCACTTCCGATGCGGGGTATGGGCCTTccggtccccccccccccccatccccggaAACGCAGAGCGGAACGATCGTTccggggtgggaagggacctcaaagcccatccagtcccaccccctaccatgggcagggacacctcccactggatcaggggcttcaagactcatccaacctggccttcaacacctccagggatggggcagccaccactgctctgttccagggcctccccactgtTATGAAgcatttcctccttatgtcagTCTAAaacttcccccttccaatttaaagccattccccttgtcccatAACTCCAcacctttataaaaagtccctccccagctttcttgcactTTTTCATGGCACCAActtgaaaagacctttgaggtccttGAGTCCAGCCATACCTATCCATTACTAAACCATAACCCTGAGCTCTTCTCGCACAAGAAGCACTTACTGTTACAAGAATTGGAATATTTTGATGTAATCTAGAGTTTAGTTTCATCTCAGTAgctgtgttctttgaaagttagacagaatgtcccccTGAGAGGAGGTTTTCTCCCTCTGacaacatgttttctttcaagccaTATTTTCGcagacactgttcatttttTGGAGATGATAACGCCTTGTGCTCAGTGTGATCCATGCTGAGCAGATGTTTCTTCTCTGATCATCTCAGTCTGCAGCCTTCCCCCATCTCAAACacaaggtcagacagagctaCACCCAGCTCtgaattagcaagagatttgactgttgtgaagttcacaataacattaaaatgagtccttggaaaTAACAGAATGTGCATAAGATTTCTGCGAGAATTTATCCATCTGCATGGAAGTGGGAAACacattctgtcccagctcttgtcttgctgcacagcattgatggagatcactgccTCGTGGTGCCCAGCCCTGAGTAAAGGGTGTTTGCTTCctaaaacttcaaaacaagttgtagagagttttatttgctggcgTTTTCAGTATcatttcatctacctgtcttttaaagccctccaggatggggactcccccagtggcctgggcagcctttgccaggacctaagaaccctttcagtgaagaaattgtttctgatatccaatctgaacctcctctggcacaacttgaggccatttcctcttgttctatgacttcttccttgggagaagagcccagcactcacctcGCCACAACcccctttccaggagctgcagagagcaatgaggtctctcctcagcctccccttctccaggctaaacagccccaggtccctcagccactcccagaacccctgttctccagcctcttccccagctccgttcctgtttctggacacgctccagcccctcaatgtccttcttggagtgaggggcccaaaaccaaacccaggatttgaagtgcagcctcaccagcaccgagtgcagggggacgatcccttccctgctcctgctggctgcaccatggctgatccaagccaagatgccattggccttcttggccagctgggctactgctggctcacattcagccactgttgaccaacccccccaggtccttctcctccaggcagttttccacCCACTCTTCCCCatgcctggagctgctcagggttgttgtgacccaagtgcaggatttggctcttggccttgtttaaTCTCAAACAATTGGCTTTGGCTCATCCTTTTGTATCCATTTATACCCTTTTTATATTGAGATGTCCAAACCTGCCCCCAGCACTCCAAGTGGGGCTGCACCCCTGCGGATCAGagcgggacaatcccctcccttgaccgGCTGGCAATGCCACGTTGGACACCTCCCAGGTCACGGTCACCCTTCTTGGCTGCCATGGCATGCTGTTGGCTTGATGACATGTCTTCCCATGATGTTGTTCCCACCCTGGACTGGGCAGGATCCCCCTGTCCACCTTGGTGTCCCACTAAGGCACTTATTTCCCCCTCCGAGGTCCTGTCCCAACTGATGGATCCATGCCCTGAGGGGTGGGGTAGCTGTGGGTgccctctcccctcagcctcacgCACACAAAGCTCTGCTGGAAATGCCTTTTTATTGCCACCATGGTGGGCCCGGCAGGGCCATGTGTCCCTCGGTGGCCTCAGTAGGTGCTGAAGATGGCCTCGATGTGCTCTCCATTCCACGGTTTGTAGGTGCCGACCCCTGTGGTAGAGGGTTAGGGATGAGATTGGGGCACCATGGCCACCAGCATGGTCCGCACGTCCTCCCCAGGCTACCCACCTTCCTGGAGGGGCTCCTTCCCGCTGAAGAACTGCCAGTAGGTCTTGTCATTCGTGCTGGCAGCCAGCTTGTGGATGGAAACCACCATGGGACCCCAGGATGTCTGCTCCGTCTTGAAGCTGCCGGACGAGGTGGTTGAGTTTGGGGCTTACGGCCACCAATCCCCTCCAGCCTCACCTGGGCTCTCACCTGAATTTCTCGGGTTCCTCattctctgcttcctgcagaACCTTCAGCAGTGTGGAGCCAGCTGGGACATGCACGGTGATGGAGAAGCTGAAGTGCTTTCCCTGCAGGTTGTTGGTGATGGAGTAGTGCACCGTGATAGAGtctgcagggaagggagaggagcagagtggGCTCCTGGTGCGGGGCAGGACAGGGCTGGGAGCATCCACCCAGCAAGGTGGGAGCAGCTGTGAACTCCAGTTGTATCCAGCtttggggacagggacagctaTGGGCTCAAGGACCTACTGGAACGGGCACAGTCCAGCTTAGATGCATTCAGGTAGGACTTGCCCACGAGGGCAGGCAGGACCTGGGCAATGGCCATGGGAAGGGTGTAGTCATGTTTGTACACAACAGAGAAGGCCTGGGTGCAATCCCACTTCCGCGGGGCATAAAACTTGCTGGTGGCGTCCAGCGCCtgtggaggggaggaaaggagaggaggtgTCACCATCCTGGAGGGCAGGAACTGGGCAGCCAtggtgctgcagctcctgctgtaCCTGCAGGACCAGCCCCATGCTGTAGATGTTCCCAATCATGCCATCGTTCTTCTCCTGCTCATCAAGAAAGCCGGAGGTCACCACCAATAGTGTTTCTGACAGCAGGTCCTGCAGGTCACTCATGTCCGTGTGCTCGTACGTGCATGTCAGCGCCAGGGCTGCCACAGCATTGGTGTCTGCgagatcatagaatgggttgggttgaagggacctcaaagcccatccagtcccaccccctgccataggcagggacacctcccactggatcaggagctccaagacccatccaacctggccttcaacacctccagggatggggcagccaccactgctctgggcagcctgggccagggcctccccaccctcacagcaaaacatttctgcctaagatctcatctccatgtcccctctttcagctccaaaccattcccctttgtcccattcctgcctgccctgat contains these protein-coding regions:
- the STX3 gene encoding syntaxin-3 isoform X2, which gives rise to MKDRLEQLKAKQDPDDDTEELEIAIDNTAFMDEFFSEIEETRQNIDKISENVEEAKKLYSIILSAPIPEQKTKDDLEQLTAEIKKMANSVRNKLKSMERNIEQDEARSSADLRIRKSQHSVLSRKFVDVMTKYNEAQVDFRERSKGRIQRQLEITGKNTTDEELEEMLESGNPSIFTSGIMDSQISKQALSEIEGRHKDIVRLESSIKELHDMFVDIAMLVENQGGLLDNVEQYVLHTAEHVEQAAQQTKKAIQYQGQARKKMLILAAVVVLLLGILALIIGLSVGLNKK
- the STX3 gene encoding syntaxin-3 isoform X1, which encodes MKDRLEQLKAKQDPDDDTEELEIAIDNTAFMDEFFSEIEETRQNIDKISENVEEAKKLYSIILSAPIPEQKTKDDLEQLTAEIKKMANSVRNKLKSMERNIEQDEARSSADLRIRKSQHSVLSRKFVDVMTKYNEAQVDFRERSKGRIQRQLEITGKNTTDEELEEMLESGNPSIFTSGIMDSQISKQALSEIEGRHKDIVRLESSIKELHDMFVDIAMLVENQGSMIDRIENNMDQSVGFVERAVADTKKAVKYQSEARRKMLILAAVVVLLLGILALIIGLSVGLNKK
- the STX3 gene encoding syntaxin-3 isoform X3, which codes for MKDRLEQLKAKQDPDDDTEELEIAIDNTAFMDEFFSEIEETRQNIDKISENVEEAKKLYSIILSAPIPEQKTKDDLEQLTAEIKKMANSVRNKLKSMERNIEQDEARSSADLRIRKSQHSVLSRKFVDVMTKYNEAQVDFRERSKGRIQRQLEITGKNTTDEELEEMLESGNPSIFTSGIMDSQISKQALSEIEGRHKDIVRLESSIKELHDMFVDIAMLVENQGSMIDRIENNMDQSVGFVERAVADTKKAVKYQSEARRKKIMIMLCCIILVIILAASIGSIFA
- the MRPL16 gene encoding 39S ribosomal protein L16, mitochondrial, which encodes MRRWWLPAQLAARAGPGGLVIPRAGLKQYTQPPDYSGIIIPERTKLKFVDKVPSVPKVRREPRQLRDIRGPSQEATDFTQGQYGILALGGGYLHWGHFEMIRLTIGRNMDPKTMFAIWRVPPPSKPVTRKSLGHRMGGGKGPIDHYVTAVKSGRLVVEIGGHCEFGEVEAFLTQVAKKLPFPATAISRDGLEQMRKEEEEKRLNNQNPWTFERVVTGNMLGMRKYLSPYDLKLKGRYWGKFFLKHRV
- the CBLIF gene encoding cobalamin binding intrinsic factor; amino-acid sequence: MSPGTAKSREDTWRNECPWDSASLRGPASREDKMTLGVAFSIGVLLALMGGTAGHECVASHHLVSKLLQRMEESINVDEKPNPSILLAMNLAGDTDKENHKLLLHQMKEEAVNTAEKYMSSGEVALYVLALLSSCENPQQVHALSQTVDLISILQKKTDEEVTSLDVDGVPKTSLFSVSLDILGLCLANVGGYQEASVALAKKMLDPEERRRSVDTNAVAALALTCTYEHTDMSDLQDLLSETLLVVTSGFLDEQEKNDGMIGNIYSMGLVLQALDATSKFYAPRKWDCTQAFSVVYKHDYTLPMAIAQVLPALVGKSYLNASKLDCARSNSITVHYSITNNLQGKHFSFSITVHVPAGSTLLKVLQEAENEEPEKFSFKTEQTSWGPMVVSIHKLAASTNDKTYWQFFSGKEPLQEGVGTYKPWNGEHIEAIFSTY